GTTGGCGCGCGTGTCGATGCCGACCTGAACGACGGTGCCCTGGTAATGGTCAGCAAACGTCTGCGTGTTTCCGGCGAGGAGCAACGCGTTGCGAAGCGCGGCCAAGTCCAGCGCTGCCGTGTTGTCGCCCGTATCGAGCGGGTCCGTGCTGTACGCCGAAGTCACGTACTCCGGGTGGTCCAGCAGCAACTGACTCACGTCGATGGTGGAGGCATCGGTGCCCGTAAAGAAGCTGTTCAGTCCCAATGCCGCGAGTGCGCCCGATGTATCGTTGGCGAACGTGAACGTGAACCCCGCATCGGGCGTGATGGTGATCGTGCCGTCCGGCCCGACGAGTGCGGACATGCCGGTCAGGCCGTTGATGGCGGTCTCGATGTCCGTCAGCGTGGTCTGGTCCGCTGGATTGCCGGAGGCTACAACGGGCACGGTGACCGAATCGACGATATTGCCCGCGCTGTCGTATACGTAGACCTCGAACGAACCGTCCTCGATTTCGAAGGGCAACTGTGCCAGGGTCAACGGCGCGAACGGGCTAGCGACCGCGTAGGTCGAGGTCATGGGCACGCCGATGCCTGTGAGCCCGTTGCCGGAACTATGGATGCGGTTCACGGCATGCAGCAGCGTACGCGCGAGGTCGTCCAGGCGGCTATCCACGCCGACGAGCACGTTATCCCGGATATCAAGCGCGCCGAAGAGTTCGCCGCCGGTGATGGTGACCAGTTGGTCCGTGTCGGTGAAGCGCACTTCGAGCAAATCGGGCCGTGCGGGGTCGATGGTGGTCGTGCTGACCGCGCGCATTTCGCGATACTCATCGCCGTTGACGACCATATCGCTGCCCACGGTAATGTCGATCTGACCATCGTCTCGCTCGCGATACGTGAGGTTGGTCAACTGAGAGAGTTCGTCAATCAGCACGTCGCGGTCGTCGCGCAGGTCGTTTGCGCGGATGCCTGTCAGCTCGACGTCGCGGATCCGGCCATTGAGTTCCGCGATACGCGACATGAGCGAGTTCACCTCCGGCACGAGACCGCGGACGTCCTCGTTGGCGTTGGTGCGCAGCGTATTGAGCCGTTCGGCGGCCTGGCGCAGGCCCGCCGCCAGCGCCTGTGCCTCGCTGAGCAGCGATACGCGCACGGGGACATCCTCGACATGGGTCGAGAACTCGCCCAGGGCATCAAAGAACGCGTCGAGGCGCGTGCCGAAACCGATGTCGCCCGGTTCCTGGAAAATATCCTCTATGCGCGCGTAATACCGGGCGCACACCGACGCGCTTCCAAGACCCTGGGACGATTGGCGGTACACAAAATCCAGGTAGCTCTCGCGCAGCCGTTCGATCCCGGAGATACCGGGGCCGCGGCCAATGGCGCCGTATGGCGTGTAGAGAGGAAGCCGCGTCGTTAATTCTACCCGCTGCCGGGAGAAGCCTATCTTGCTGACGTTGGCGATGTTGTGGCCCGTGACGTCCAACTGGATTTGCGCTACTTGCAGACCGGCGCGGCCGATATCCAAGGCGCTGAATAGCGTTCCCACGGCGTTCTCCTGGTCTTGTGTATTTTTGTGCAACAAAAAAGAGCAACTGCCGTTCCAATTATCGGCAAGCTCGTAAGTGCCTTTAGCGCAATTGGTTGGAATCGATCCGCAATAGACCGGAATCCCCGGCCGTGGCAAAGCTTGCCGATGGGCGGAAAAAGCTGCTCTCTTGTGCTTTCCCGGCCACCCATGCCGGAAGGCGCGTCAGGCAGACAGGGGGGTGCTGGTGGGCAGCGGCAGAACCGTGAAATGCTACGGACGGCACAAACGGCTGTTCGGTAAAGGTCAGATTAAAGTGGGCGGCAGTCCTGCCGATATTCGGTGTGGAGCGTCTGAGAAAAAGGGCGAAAACCTATGTTGATTACGGATGCCATGAACGCCAGTGCGCCGCTGCCGGACAAATCCGGCGCTCGGGCCGCGCGCAACGCCGGCGCAACCGCCCGCGGGGCGGACACCGACGGGGTCGTCATCAGCGCGGACGCGCTTGCCGCCGCGGAACGGGCGCGTTTTGAAGTTCTGGCGGGGCAGGGGGATATCCGGCAGGAATTGGTCGCCCAGGCGAAAGAGGAACTCGCGCGCGGCGCGCACCGCATACAGCAGGTGGTCGTGGAAGTGGCGCGGAAGATGTTTCCCCTCGTGACGCCGTGATGGCCTGCGCCGCATGGCTTACCGGCAGCTGAATTGCCGCACCCGCTCCCGTATCTCCGCAAATCGTCGACCCAGCGTCCGGGCGGGCGTCTTCGCGGCCACAAAATCTATGCGTGTCGTGCGGCGCGTCGGGTTGCGCCAAGTGTCGGCGTCGACCGCGGCCAGCACAGCCAAGCCCGCCGCTTTCAGACACTCGCGCACGAAGCGCTCCGAGTAAATGCGCTCGCGAATCAGGCAAGCAGGACCGGTATTCACCCGGATATGCGAATCGGCGATGCCCGTGACCGGGTCGTAGGCGTTGGTCCAGACCGTCTCGAATTTGCCGTTCTTCTCCGACCAGGACCGGCCCGCAAAGTGCTCTGTGACCATGCGGGCCGTCACGATGTCGAAATAGGCCAGGCCGCCGGGCTCCAGCGCATCCGCGAAGCCCTGCACCGCAGCCGCCACTTCGTCTCCTTGCAGCAGGAAATTCAGGCTGTCGAAGAGGCAGGTGACAAGGTGAAACCTGCCGCGGACCGGCAATGCGCGCA
This portion of the Candidatus Hydrogenedentota bacterium genome encodes:
- the flgK gene encoding flagellar hook-associated protein FlgK → MGTLFSALDIGRAGLQVAQIQLDVTGHNIANVSKIGFSRQRVELTTRLPLYTPYGAIGRGPGISGIERLRESYLDFVYRQSSQGLGSASVCARYYARIEDIFQEPGDIGFGTRLDAFFDALGEFSTHVEDVPVRVSLLSEAQALAAGLRQAAERLNTLRTNANEDVRGLVPEVNSLMSRIAELNGRIRDVELTGIRANDLRDDRDVLIDELSQLTNLTYRERDDGQIDITVGSDMVVNGDEYREMRAVSTTTIDPARPDLLEVRFTDTDQLVTITGGELFGALDIRDNVLVGVDSRLDDLARTLLHAVNRIHSSGNGLTGIGVPMTSTYAVASPFAPLTLAQLPFEIEDGSFEVYVYDSAGNIVDSVTVPVVASGNPADQTTLTDIETAINGLTGMSALVGPDGTITITPDAGFTFTFANDTSGALAALGLNSFFTGTDASTIDVSQLLLDHPEYVTSAYSTDPLDTGDNTAALDLAALRNALLLAGNTQTFADHYQGTVVQVGIDTRANDQTLNVEQSFVGDFDRRRLEVSGVSLDEEATFLIQFQRAFEASARVITVADRMLEALLNVVQ
- a CDS encoding class I SAM-dependent methyltransferase, giving the protein MNVQDSLEGLARYYDVLMEHVDYNHWAAVALTLGELLPEGFCHLDVACGTGTLIRRLRGEGWRSMGVDLSFAMLRAGRAQMKQRVTAAADMRALPVRGRFHLVTCLFDSLNFLLQGDEVAAAVQGFADALEPGGLAYFDIVTARMVTEHFAGRSWSEKNGKFETVWTNAYDPVTGIADSHIRVNTGPACLIRERIYSERFVRECLKAAGLAVLAAVDADTWRNPTRRTTRIDFVAAKTPARTLGRRFAEIRERVRQFSCR